The nucleotide sequence ACGACCTGCGCGAGGCGGTGTGGCTGTGGCGCCGCGCCGCCGCCGTCGGCGTGCCACCGGTGCTCGCGCCCCTGTTCGAGATAGGCCCCGGCCCGTTCCCGGAGGACGCGGGCCTGCTGGTGACCTGCGTGCACGACCTGTTCGACCTCGCCGCGGCGGACGAGCGGGACTGGGTCGCGCTGGAGTCGGCGGTGACCCTGGCCCGGTACGCGATGGCGCTGGCCCGCTCCGGCCACGAGATCGACAGGGACACCCGGGCGGAGCTGGCCCGAGCCCTCCAGACGCTGGCCTGGCACACCAGTGACGACGACGCCTGGGACCAGGCCGTGGCCAACGCCCGGCGCGCGCTGGACCGCACGCCGCGGGACGATCCGGAGGTGCTGCGCCGGGTCGGCGTACTCGGCATGGCGCTGTCCGGCGTGGCCGCGAGCCGCCGCGACGAGCGGGTGCTGCGGGAGGCGCTGCGACTCCTGCGGCCGGCGGTGCGCCGCGCCGCGGAAGGGGACCCGCACCGGCCGTTCGTGGTGCTGTCGCTGCTGGACGCGATCACCGTGCGCCTGGGCTGGCTGGAGGGCGGCGACCTCCCGGTCGACGGCCCGTCCCGCCTGGGCACGCTGCTCGCCATGGTCCCGGAGGGCACCCCGGGGCGGGAGGACACCGTCGCCGACCTCGCCACCGCTCTGTGGCAGCGCTACCTCTACCTCGACGGCGGCGTCGACCTCGACGTGCTGCCGTACACGCTGTCGCTATACGCGCAGGTGTACGCGCGCGACCCGGACCAGGTGCCGCCGAACCTGGCGCGGGTCTTCGACCCCGACGCGAGCCTCCCCGAACCCGGCGAGCGGTCCGAGGGTGACCTGCACACGCTGGTGACCTGCGCCTCCGACCTGTACAGCTACGCCGAGGAGGACGAGGACCAGCGGCGCGAGGCGATCGGCCAGGCGGGCGTGCTCGCCCGCGACGCGCTCGCGCTGGCGGCGGAGCTGGACACGATCGAGCCGGACACGCGTGCCGAGCTGGCCCGCGTGCTGCTCAACACGTTCTACAACGGACACGACACCGCGTTGCTCGAACCCACCCGGCGGCACGCCCGGGCGGCGCTCGCCGCGACACCACCCGACCACGAGGAGCGCCTCGCCCGCACCGGCGTGCTCGGCGGGACGCTGGCCGAGATCGCCGACGCCCGCGACGACGACGATGCCCTCCACGAGGCCCTCGCGCTTCTCCGGCCGGCCGTGTTCGCCGCCGGCCGCGACCACCCGGGCCTGAAGCCGGCGGCCGCCGCCCTCGTGCGCGCGCTGACCCTGCGCCTGAGTCGCAGCAGCGGCGTCACCGGGTTCGCCGAGACCTCCCGCGACCTGCGCGACCTGATGGACCTGCTCCCCGACGACCACCCGGACCGCGAAGACCTGGAGCCGGTGGTGCTGGCCACCGAGGCCCACCACCTGATCTACCTCGGCGACCTCAGCGGAGCCGCCTCGGCCCGGGCCGCCCTCGACCGCGCTGTCGCACGCCTCGCACCGGGAACGGAGAGCCACGACCGCTTCCGCCTGGCGTCCGCCACGATCGCCGTCTCGCTCGGCACGATGGGCGAGATGCTCGTGCCGGGACCGGAGCTGGCCCGGTACCGCGAGGTCTTCGACAGCGTCACCGCCCTCGACCCGCTGGAACGGGCGACCAACCTCGAGGTCCTCTGCACCTACCTGATGGCGGACGCCGACCCGGCGATCCACGGCCCGCCGGCCAGCGACCCGCGGCTTCTCGACGAGTGCGTCACCCTGCTGAACGACGGCCTGGCCACCGTGCCCAAGCGGTCCGCCGTACACCGGGACCTGCGCGCCCAGCTCGGCGCCACGCTGCTGCGCCGCTACCGCGCCACCGGCGACCGCGACGACCTGGAGCGGGCCACGACGCTGGCGCGGGACCGGTGGCGCGAGCTGACCGGGCGGCGGGCCAACCCGTCCGAAGT is from Phytohabitans houttuyneae and encodes:
- a CDS encoding CHAT domain-containing protein, coding for MRRRLWRKLLLWLVAVTARRARRHPSELTDAETLEDVENLRTFLTRTRRRRAPELDPAVAETLASFYWSRYLYADPPGTADDLREAVWLWRRAAAVGVPPVLAPLFEIGPGPFPEDAGLLVTCVHDLFDLAAADERDWVALESAVTLARYAMALARSGHEIDRDTRAELARALQTLAWHTSDDDAWDQAVANARRALDRTPRDDPEVLRRVGVLGMALSGVAASRRDERVLREALRLLRPAVRRAAEGDPHRPFVVLSLLDAITVRLGWLEGGDLPVDGPSRLGTLLAMVPEGTPGREDTVADLATALWQRYLYLDGGVDLDVLPYTLSLYAQVYARDPDQVPPNLARVFDPDASLPEPGERSEGDLHTLVTCASDLYSYAEEDEDQRREAIGQAGVLARDALALAAELDTIEPDTRAELARVLLNTFYNGHDTALLEPTRRHARAALAATPPDHEERLARTGVLGGTLAEIADARDDDDALHEALALLRPAVFAAGRDHPGLKPAAAALVRALTLRLSRSSGVTGFAETSRDLRDLMDLLPDDHPDREDLEPVVLATEAHHLIYLGDLSGAASARAALDRAVARLAPGTESHDRFRLASATIAVSLGTMGEMLVPGPELARYREVFDSVTALDPLERATNLEVLCTYLMADADPAIHGPPASDPRLLDECVTLLNDGLATVPKRSAVHRDLRAQLGATLLRRYRATGDRDDLERATTLARDRWRELTGRRANPSEVGTARSELAHAMREQHLVTGTHNTYDEAMTLLRAGIADTEQTAVSRVVEAYAAGDLAVRTGRWRDAADVYASGVGLAARGAWRALRRPDRERQLTFWSGLANEAAATAILAGDPRRAVTMLEHGRAILFHQELDARGNGLRLRAERPDLAGRLDRVEEETERTTDPRRRRDLAVEWRGLLAEIRSQPGFEGFLRPPDAAALLPAEGRTAVLVNPADVGSHALLVSAGGIRVVPLPALTTAAVRERVTAFNQALADLTRPGGRPGAVETVTETLDWLWHTTAEPVLAALGHHETPPEKAEWPRIHWCPTWMLTFLPIHAAAARRPSAPGQSVLDRVVSSYTPSLNTLRDLGTRPQPAPERRSLLLVALPEAPGLPPIPGAHREAASLAGLGLPTAVLTGPDADRAAVSAAMREHAWAHFACHASHDLTDPSRSRLLLHDHAQDPFTVVEISRLRLSQAQFAYLSACDTARGGLRLPDEAIHVGGALQLAGYQHVIATLWAVSDTIAARMTTQVYRAMRTGDGHTLAPDTAALALHAATRALRRRYPHDPTLWAGYVHLGP